One window of the Mycobacterium sp. SVM_VP21 genome contains the following:
- a CDS encoding NarK/NasA family nitrate transporter, whose amino-acid sequence MTNGHITNFDPEDRAAWKAGNAAIARRNLIWSTVSTHVAFSIWSLWSVVVLFMPESVYGIKPGDKLLLAAVATLVGGCARVPYVRATAKFGGRDWAVFSSLILLIPTAGTLVLLANPGQPLWMYMVCAALTGLGGGNYAASLANVDAFYPQRLKGVALGLCGGIGNLGVAAIQLVGLLVLATVGNTKPELVCAIYLVLLAAVGVCAALWMDNLDHGMEEVGSIRSILSVPDSWIVSALYCAAFGSFIGFAFAFAQVLHVTFEKAGHSPAEASLYAARIAFLGPLLGALSRIYGGRVADRRGGGRVTLMVFLGMILASPVRVAATTPDDHTTHATTSTIAIYIAAFMVLFTLAGMGNGSVLKMIPSIFEARSRSLDANETERRHWARSHSGALIGFSTAVGALGGVAINLILRQAYASSGSETPAFWVFLASYCAAAGLTWVMYVRRPRGTQSGPVPVDTEKISA is encoded by the coding sequence ATGACGAACGGCCACATCACCAATTTCGATCCTGAGGACCGTGCAGCCTGGAAGGCCGGCAATGCCGCCATCGCACGGCGCAACCTGATCTGGTCCACCGTCAGCACACATGTCGCCTTCTCCATCTGGTCACTCTGGTCAGTGGTCGTACTGTTTATGCCGGAGTCGGTGTATGGCATCAAGCCCGGAGACAAGCTGCTGCTGGCCGCGGTTGCCACGCTCGTCGGTGGCTGCGCTCGCGTGCCGTACGTGCGGGCAACCGCGAAGTTCGGCGGCCGCGACTGGGCCGTGTTCTCCTCGCTGATTCTGCTGATTCCGACCGCCGGGACGCTCGTGTTGCTGGCCAACCCCGGCCAACCGCTGTGGATGTATATGGTGTGCGCCGCACTGACCGGCCTGGGTGGCGGCAACTACGCCGCCTCATTGGCCAACGTCGACGCCTTCTACCCCCAGCGCCTCAAAGGCGTCGCCCTCGGACTGTGCGGCGGGATCGGCAACCTCGGGGTGGCAGCCATCCAGTTGGTGGGTCTCCTGGTTCTGGCCACCGTCGGCAACACCAAGCCGGAACTGGTCTGCGCCATATATCTGGTCCTGCTTGCCGCGGTCGGCGTCTGCGCCGCGCTGTGGATGGACAACCTCGACCATGGAATGGAAGAGGTGGGCAGCATCCGGTCGATCCTGTCGGTCCCGGACAGTTGGATCGTCTCGGCGCTGTACTGCGCAGCGTTCGGCTCGTTCATCGGCTTCGCATTCGCATTCGCCCAAGTGCTGCACGTCACCTTCGAAAAGGCCGGCCACAGCCCCGCCGAGGCGTCGCTCTATGCCGCGCGAATCGCGTTCCTGGGCCCACTGTTGGGCGCATTGTCGCGCATCTACGGCGGCCGGGTGGCCGACCGGCGCGGCGGGGGCCGCGTCACCCTGATGGTGTTCCTCGGCATGATCCTGGCGTCCCCAGTGCGGGTCGCGGCCACCACCCCCGACGACCACACCACCCACGCAACCACATCGACGATCGCGATCTACATCGCCGCCTTCATGGTGCTGTTCACCCTTGCCGGGATGGGCAACGGATCGGTGTTGAAGATGATCCCGTCAATCTTCGAGGCCCGCAGTCGCTCGCTGGACGCCAACGAAACCGAGCGCCGGCATTGGGCGCGTTCACATTCCGGCGCCTTGATCGGGTTCTCCACCGCAGTCGGCGCACTCGGCGGGGTCGCCATCAACCTGATCCTGCGTCAGGCTTACGCCAGCTCCGGATCAGAGACGCCGGCATTCTGGGTCTTTCTGGCGTCATACTGCGCCGCTGCGGGTTTGACCTGGGTGATGTACGTCCGCCGGCCGCGAGGCACCCAAAGCGGCCCAGTTCCGGTCGACACCGAGAAGATCTCGGCGTGA
- a CDS encoding sirohydrochlorin chelatase, which yields MIPILVAHGTRQPDGVVMIGELAERVSALLAQPVRVAFVDVLGPSPAEILAAEAENGCPAILVPAFLARGYHVGVDVPTQVATSGHPDVTITPALGPDARVAAVVAARLTQSGWRPGDSVVLAAAGSSDPVAQTDVKHAAQMVSGMIGSPVTVAFAATGGPSVPEAVDDLYRQGASRVVIASYLLADGLFQRRLHNAGADLVTEPLGTHPGIARVVADRFITAHTRIPVR from the coding sequence ATGATCCCCATACTTGTCGCGCACGGCACCCGTCAGCCCGACGGAGTCGTCATGATCGGCGAACTCGCCGAACGGGTCAGCGCCCTGCTGGCACAACCGGTCAGAGTGGCATTCGTGGACGTACTGGGCCCCAGCCCGGCCGAGATCCTCGCCGCTGAAGCCGAAAACGGGTGCCCGGCCATCCTCGTCCCCGCCTTCCTGGCCCGCGGATACCACGTGGGCGTAGACGTTCCCACCCAGGTTGCCACTAGCGGTCACCCCGACGTCACGATCACTCCGGCACTGGGACCCGACGCTCGTGTCGCCGCGGTGGTCGCCGCGCGGCTGACCCAATCAGGCTGGCGCCCCGGCGACTCGGTGGTCCTCGCTGCGGCCGGTTCCTCAGACCCGGTCGCGCAGACCGACGTCAAGCACGCAGCGCAGATGGTGTCCGGAATGATCGGATCGCCCGTCACAGTGGCTTTCGCCGCTACCGGCGGGCCCAGCGTTCCCGAGGCCGTCGACGACCTGTACCGACAAGGAGCGTCACGCGTCGTGATCGCGTCGTACCTACTGGCCGACGGTCTTTTTCAGCGCCGCCTGCACAACGCCGGCGCGGATCTGGTGACCGAGCCGCTGGGCACGCATCCCGGGATCGCCCGAGTCGTAGCCGACCGATTCATCACCGCTCACACGCGGATTCCGGTGCGATAA
- a CDS encoding NarK/NasA family nitrate transporter, with translation MARSHLITQWDPEDTVAWKAGNDKIARRNLIWSTVAEHAGFSIWSIWSVMVLFMPQSVYGFSAGDKFLLAATATLAGGLLRIPYSLATAAFGGRNWTIFSALVLLIPTIGMMGLLANPGLPLWPYLVCAALTGLGGGNFAASMTNVNAFYPHRLKGWALAVNAGGGNLGVPLVQLVGLAVLATVGNREPYWVCAIYLVVLAVAAIGAALFMDNLDGQRADLTAMRAILPELDTWIVALLYIGTFGSFIGFSFAFGQVLQINFVSGGQSPAQASLHAAQIAFLGPLLGSLSRIFGGRLADRLGGSRVTLAAFGGMFAASGLLVAVSTLGTGPTSGPAMVGYVIGFVALFIVSGIGNGSVYKMIPSVFEARSHRMGMHESDRRHWARAMSGALIGFAGAIGALGGVGINLALRQSYITSGSATTAFWIFLVGYVGAAALTWLRYVRRPFFAPQPAHQAVLAPA, from the coding sequence ATGGCACGTTCACACCTGATTACCCAGTGGGATCCCGAAGACACCGTGGCCTGGAAGGCCGGCAACGACAAGATTGCGCGGCGCAACCTGATCTGGTCGACAGTTGCTGAGCACGCCGGCTTTTCAATCTGGTCGATCTGGTCGGTAATGGTGCTGTTCATGCCCCAGTCGGTGTACGGCTTCAGCGCCGGCGACAAGTTCCTGCTGGCAGCCACCGCCACCCTCGCCGGCGGCCTGCTGCGCATACCGTATTCGCTGGCCACCGCGGCCTTCGGCGGGCGCAACTGGACGATCTTCTCCGCGCTGGTGCTGTTGATCCCGACCATCGGGATGATGGGCCTGCTGGCCAATCCGGGACTGCCGCTCTGGCCTTACCTGGTGTGCGCGGCCCTGACCGGCCTGGGCGGGGGCAACTTTGCCGCCTCAATGACCAACGTGAATGCCTTCTACCCACATCGACTCAAGGGCTGGGCGCTGGCGGTCAATGCCGGAGGCGGCAACCTGGGCGTTCCGCTGGTCCAGCTGGTCGGCTTGGCGGTGCTGGCCACCGTGGGTAACCGCGAACCGTATTGGGTGTGTGCGATCTATCTGGTGGTCCTCGCGGTGGCCGCGATCGGCGCAGCACTTTTCATGGACAATCTCGACGGTCAAAGGGCAGACCTGACGGCCATGCGTGCGATCCTTCCAGAACTCGACACGTGGATCGTCGCACTGCTCTACATCGGCACGTTCGGTTCTTTCATCGGGTTTTCGTTCGCCTTCGGCCAGGTGTTGCAGATCAACTTTGTCAGCGGCGGCCAGAGTCCCGCTCAGGCCTCGTTGCACGCTGCCCAGATAGCGTTTTTGGGCCCGCTTTTGGGGTCGTTGTCGCGGATCTTCGGCGGGCGCCTCGCCGATCGGCTCGGCGGCAGCCGCGTCACCCTGGCTGCCTTCGGGGGCATGTTCGCAGCCTCCGGGTTGCTCGTCGCCGTGAGCACCCTGGGCACCGGTCCCACGTCCGGCCCCGCCATGGTGGGCTACGTCATCGGCTTCGTGGCGCTGTTTATCGTGTCCGGAATCGGCAATGGCTCCGTGTACAAGATGATTCCGTCGGTCTTCGAGGCCCGCAGTCACCGAATGGGTATGCACGAGAGCGACCGTCGGCACTGGGCGCGGGCCATGTCGGGGGCGCTGATCGGCTTTGCCGGCGCAATCGGCGCGTTGGGCGGCGTAGGAATCAATCTGGCGCTGCGCCAGTCGTATATCACCAGCGGCTCGGCTACCACGGCGTTCTGGATCTTCCTGGTGGGTTATGTCGGTGCTGCGGCGCTGACCTGGCTGAGGTATGTACGTCGGCCGTTCTTCGCCCCGCAACCGGCCCACCAGGCCGTGTTGGCGCCGGCGTAA
- a CDS encoding uroporphyrinogen-III synthase: MSTSLSGYRVAVTSARRADELCTLLRRHGASVFAAPAITMIDLTDDVVLRGRTEALIETPPDVLVVTTAMGFRGWIAAAEGWGIADRLIAALTTARIVARGPKAVGALRTVGLPEEWSPESESSDAMVDYLKSDIAGARMAVQLHGTTGDWDPAPELLDQFRGAGAEVLSIPVYRWRPAHPGGEFDQLTSQIAQRQFDAVSFTSAAAVMATLARAADLGISEALLLALRSDVHAMCVGPLTARPLALLNVPTSSPRRMRLGALARHIIDELPRLRTHTVQAAGHRIELRGSCVIIDGVAKPMAPSSMATLRALAHQPGRVVSRQTLLEALPGNGASTHAVETAVLRLRTTLGDKSIVATVVKRGYRLAVDQVGQEAG; encoded by the coding sequence GTGTCCACTTCGCTGAGCGGCTATCGGGTCGCGGTGACGTCAGCGCGCCGCGCTGACGAGCTCTGCACCCTGCTGCGGCGCCATGGCGCTTCGGTCTTCGCAGCGCCAGCTATCACCATGATCGACTTGACCGACGATGTCGTTCTGCGCGGGCGTACCGAAGCATTGATCGAGACACCGCCAGATGTCCTGGTTGTGACGACCGCCATGGGCTTTCGCGGCTGGATCGCTGCGGCCGAAGGGTGGGGCATCGCCGACCGGCTGATCGCCGCCCTGACCACCGCCCGCATCGTGGCCAGGGGGCCGAAGGCAGTCGGCGCGTTGCGCACCGTGGGCCTGCCTGAGGAGTGGTCGCCCGAATCCGAGTCGTCAGACGCGATGGTCGATTACCTGAAGTCTGATATCGCCGGGGCTCGCATGGCAGTACAGCTGCACGGCACTACCGGCGACTGGGATCCCGCCCCCGAGCTGCTCGACCAGTTTCGCGGAGCGGGAGCCGAAGTGCTTTCCATCCCCGTCTACCGATGGCGGCCTGCCCACCCCGGTGGGGAATTCGACCAACTCACCTCGCAGATCGCCCAGCGCCAATTCGACGCGGTCAGCTTCACCTCGGCTGCCGCCGTGATGGCAACACTCGCTCGTGCCGCCGACCTCGGTATCTCCGAGGCGCTGCTTCTCGCTCTGCGGTCCGACGTACACGCGATGTGCGTCGGACCGTTGACTGCCCGGCCGCTGGCACTGCTGAACGTCCCGACCTCGTCGCCGCGACGAATGCGCTTGGGGGCGTTAGCTCGTCACATCATCGACGAGCTGCCGCGGCTGCGCACCCACACCGTCCAAGCCGCCGGCCATCGAATCGAACTGCGTGGCAGTTGCGTGATAATCGACGGGGTGGCCAAGCCGATGGCGCCCTCAAGTATGGCCACGCTGCGGGCGCTGGCTCATCAGCCCGGGCGTGTCGTCTCGCGGCAGACCCTGCTCGAAGCGCTGCCCGGCAACGGTGCCAGCACCCACGCGGTAGAAACCGCCGTCCTGAGGCTACGAACCACTCTGGGCGACAAGAGCATTGTCGCCACCGTTGTCAAGCGGGGGTATCGCCTGGCCGTGGACCAGGTAGGCCAGGAAGCGGGCTAG
- the nirD gene encoding nitrite reductase small subunit NirD, with the protein MMSTSNIDTWTTACRYDSLIPGLGVGVLLANGEQAALFRLDDGSVRAVCNIDPFFRAGVMSRGIVGDRGGRLSVISPLKKQAFAFDDGSCLDDPSVSVRVYPTRISEDGYVQVGQAVAERAVA; encoded by the coding sequence ATCATGAGCACCAGCAACATCGACACTTGGACCACCGCCTGCCGCTACGACAGTCTGATTCCCGGACTCGGCGTGGGCGTCTTGCTCGCCAACGGTGAGCAGGCGGCATTGTTCCGGCTTGACGACGGCTCGGTCCGCGCGGTCTGCAACATCGACCCGTTCTTCCGGGCAGGGGTGATGTCCCGTGGGATCGTCGGTGACCGCGGCGGCCGGCTTTCGGTCATCTCCCCGCTGAAGAAGCAGGCGTTTGCCTTCGATGACGGCAGTTGCCTGGATGACCCGAGCGTGTCGGTGCGGGTTTACCCGACTCGGATCAGCGAAGACGGCTATGTGCAGGTCGGGCAGGCTGTCGCGGAACGGGCCGTCGCCTAG
- the nirB gene encoding nitrite reductase large subunit NirB has product MTTIETPRAVKDLVVVGHGMVGHRFVEALRSRSGGGSWRVTVLAEESDPAYDRVGLTSYTDGWDRSRLALPGNDYADDEQVRLMLSTRVEKVDLADKSVLAVDGQRYGYDTLVLATGSRAFVPPVPGHDLPGCHVYRTLDDLDGIRADIECMLETGNTRAGVVIGGGLLGLEAANALRASGIEPHIVEMAPRLMPQQLDDAGGVLLSRMISDLGIAVHVGVGTESIEQLTHQYGSPTLRVKLSDGNAIEAGLVIFAAGVRPRDELAREAGLTIAERGGVLTDLCCRTSDSDVYAIGEVAAIEGVCYGLVGPGYTSAEVVADRLLEGVAEFGEADMSTKLKLLGVDVASFGDAMGATENSLSVVINDPVKRTYAKLVLSDDAKTLLGGILVGDASSYGVLRPMVGAELPGDPLDLIAPAGSGDSKSALGISALPGAAQICSCNNVSKDQLCDAIAGGCHDVQSLKDCTKAGTSCGSCIPLLKELLVAEGVEQSKALCEHFAQSRAELFEIVQVTGIRTFSELLERFGTGHGCDICKPTVASILASTGSDHILEGEQAALQDTNDHFLANIQRNGSYSVVPRVPGGEIKPEHLILIGQIAQEFGLYTKITGGQRIDMFGARVDQLPAIWRKLVDAGMESGQAYGKSLRTVKSCVGSDWCRYGQQDSVKMAIDLELRYRGLRAPHKIKMGVSGCARECAEARAKDVGVIATEIGWNLYVGGNGGMSPKHAQLLASDLDTETVFRYIDRFLMFYIRTADRLQRTAPWIETMEGGLDHVREVVCDDSLGLAEEFEAEMARHVDNYTDEWKGVLDDPEKLSRFVSFVNAPDAEDPTVAFTVRDGRKIPLPVPVVRSSKEES; this is encoded by the coding sequence ATGACCACGATCGAAACCCCGCGCGCCGTGAAAGACCTTGTCGTGGTCGGCCATGGCATGGTGGGGCACCGCTTCGTGGAGGCTCTGCGCAGCCGGTCCGGCGGCGGAAGCTGGCGGGTCACGGTGCTCGCCGAGGAGTCCGATCCCGCCTACGACCGCGTCGGGTTGACCTCCTACACCGACGGGTGGGACCGGTCCCGGCTGGCGCTGCCGGGCAATGACTACGCCGATGACGAGCAAGTGCGGCTGATGCTGAGCACCCGGGTTGAGAAGGTCGACCTGGCCGACAAGTCGGTGCTCGCCGTGGATGGACAGCGTTACGGCTACGACACCCTGGTGCTGGCGACCGGCTCGCGCGCGTTCGTCCCCCCGGTGCCAGGCCACGATCTGCCCGGCTGCCACGTCTACCGGACCCTGGACGATCTGGACGGAATCCGGGCCGACATCGAGTGCATGCTCGAAACCGGTAACACCCGAGCCGGAGTGGTGATCGGTGGCGGGCTGCTGGGCCTGGAGGCCGCCAACGCGCTGCGTGCATCGGGGATCGAGCCGCACATCGTCGAGATGGCGCCGCGGCTGATGCCGCAACAGCTCGACGACGCCGGCGGTGTCCTGCTGAGCCGGATGATCTCGGACCTGGGCATCGCGGTGCACGTCGGCGTGGGTACCGAGTCCATCGAGCAACTGACCCACCAATACGGTTCACCGACCCTGCGGGTAAAACTCTCCGACGGCAACGCGATTGAGGCCGGACTGGTGATTTTCGCCGCGGGGGTGCGCCCGCGTGACGAACTGGCTCGTGAGGCCGGCCTGACGATCGCCGAGCGTGGCGGCGTGTTGACCGATCTGTGCTGCCGGACCAGCGATTCCGACGTGTACGCGATCGGCGAGGTGGCGGCCATCGAGGGTGTCTGCTACGGATTGGTCGGGCCCGGCTACACCAGCGCCGAGGTGGTCGCCGACCGCCTGCTCGAGGGTGTGGCCGAATTCGGCGAGGCGGACATGTCCACCAAGCTCAAGCTGCTCGGTGTCGACGTGGCCAGCTTCGGCGACGCGATGGGGGCGACCGAGAACTCACTGTCGGTCGTGATCAACGATCCGGTGAAGCGGACCTACGCCAAGCTGGTGCTCTCCGACGACGCCAAGACCCTGCTCGGCGGGATCCTGGTCGGCGACGCATCTTCCTACGGTGTGCTGCGTCCGATGGTCGGCGCCGAGCTGCCTGGCGACCCTTTGGACCTGATTGCCCCGGCCGGCTCCGGCGACAGCAAGAGTGCACTGGGGATCAGTGCGCTGCCTGGGGCGGCGCAGATCTGTTCCTGCAACAACGTCAGCAAAGACCAGCTGTGCGACGCCATCGCCGGCGGCTGCCACGACGTGCAAAGCCTCAAGGACTGCACCAAGGCGGGAACCTCGTGTGGATCCTGCATTCCGCTGCTCAAGGAGTTGCTGGTCGCCGAGGGCGTCGAGCAGTCCAAGGCGCTGTGCGAACACTTCGCTCAGTCGCGCGCGGAGCTCTTCGAGATCGTCCAGGTCACCGGAATCCGCACCTTCTCCGAGCTGCTGGAGCGGTTTGGCACGGGCCACGGCTGTGACATCTGCAAGCCCACCGTCGCCTCCATCCTGGCGTCCACCGGATCCGACCACATCCTTGAGGGCGAGCAGGCGGCTCTGCAGGACACCAACGACCATTTCCTCGCCAACATTCAGCGCAATGGCAGCTACTCAGTGGTTCCGCGGGTGCCCGGCGGCGAGATCAAGCCCGAGCATCTGATCCTGATCGGCCAGATCGCCCAGGAATTCGGCCTTTACACCAAGATCACCGGCGGGCAGCGCATTGACATGTTCGGTGCACGGGTGGATCAGCTGCCCGCGATCTGGCGCAAGCTGGTGGATGCCGGCATGGAATCCGGTCAGGCGTATGGCAAGTCGTTGCGGACAGTGAAGAGCTGTGTGGGCAGCGACTGGTGCCGCTACGGGCAGCAGGACTCCGTGAAGATGGCCATCGATCTGGAGCTGCGCTACCGAGGACTGCGCGCACCGCACAAGATCAAGATGGGCGTCTCGGGCTGCGCGCGCGAGTGCGCCGAGGCGCGCGCCAAAGACGTCGGTGTGATCGCGACCGAGATCGGTTGGAATCTCTACGTCGGCGGCAACGGCGGTATGTCGCCCAAGCATGCCCAGCTGCTCGCCAGTGACCTCGACACCGAGACCGTATTTCGCTACATCGACCGGTTCCTGATGTTCTACATCCGCACCGCCGATCGGTTGCAGCGCACCGCGCCCTGGATCGAGACGATGGAAGGTGGACTCGACCACGTCCGCGAGGTCGTCTGCGACGACTCGCTCGGGCTGGCAGAGGAATTCGAAGCGGAGATGGCCCGCCACGTCGACAACTACACCGACGAGTGGAAGGGCGTCCTGGACGACCCGGAGAAGCTGTCGCGATTCGTCTCGTTCGTCAACGCCCCCGACGCCGAAGACCCCACCGTCGCGTTCACCGTGCGCGACGGCCGCAAGATCCCGTTACCCGTCCCGGTCGTGCGCTCATCGAAGGAGGAATCATGA
- a CDS encoding Hsp20/alpha crystallin family protein, whose protein sequence is MSTLTLWQRPFKAHSSHPFSPAFNTDRWVRDFFSPATASDWQAPGATGFRPAAEITKDGDDAVVRLELPGIDVDKDVTVELDGDHLVVRGERRDEHAETDADTHRTLREVRYGAFRRSFAVPTHVTSEAVTATYDAGVLTVRVAGAYAGTQPQSIAITK, encoded by the coding sequence ATGAGCACCCTGACTCTGTGGCAGCGTCCATTCAAGGCCCATTCAAGCCACCCCTTCAGCCCCGCCTTCAACACCGACCGTTGGGTCCGCGACTTCTTCAGCCCGGCCACGGCCAGTGACTGGCAGGCGCCCGGCGCGACCGGATTCCGGCCGGCCGCTGAGATCACCAAGGACGGCGACGACGCGGTGGTCCGGTTGGAACTGCCGGGCATCGACGTCGACAAGGACGTGACGGTCGAACTCGACGGCGATCACCTGGTGGTGCGCGGCGAACGCCGCGACGAGCACGCCGAGACCGACGCCGACACCCACCGCACGCTGCGCGAGGTGCGCTACGGCGCATTCCGCCGCTCGTTCGCGGTCCCGACGCACGTCACCAGCGAAGCCGTGACGGCGACGTATGACGCCGGCGTACTGACGGTACGAGTAGCCGGCGCGTACGCGGGCACTCAACCGCAGTCCATCGCCATCACCAAGTAA
- a CDS encoding fumarate reductase/succinate dehydrogenase flavoprotein subunit produces MVEVERHSYDVVVIGAGGAGLRAVIEAREQGLSVAVVCKSLFGKAHTVMAEGGCAASMGNVNSKDNWQVHFRDTMRGGKFLNNWRMAELHAREAPERVWELETYGALFDRTPDGKINQRNFGGHTYPRLAHVGDRTGLELIRTMQQKVVSLQQDDYAEFGDYEARIKIFHECTITELLKDEATGAISGAFGYWRESGNFVLFEAPAVVLATGGIGKSFKVTSNSWEYTGDGHALALRAGATLINMEFVQFHPTGMVWPPSVKGILVTEGVRGDGGVLKNSDGTRFMFDYIPPVFKGQYAETEQEADQWLKDNDSARRTPDLLPRDEVARAINSEVKAGRGSPHGGVFLDIASRLTPEEIKRRLPSMYHQFMQLAEVDITKDAMEVGPTCHYVMGGIEVDPDTGAAAVPGLFAAGECSGGMHGSNRLGGNSLSDLLVFGRRAGLGAAQYVQGLSTRPAVTPAALEAAAELALAPFATPAGGRTPENPYTLHSELQQSMNDLVGIIRNAGELEQALTRLEEFKDRFAAVAVEGGREYNPGWNLAVDLRNMLLVSECVAKAALQRTESRGGHTRDDHPGMDSGWRKTLLVCRVADDSAVPDITITREPQPGMREDLLELFEISELEKYYTDQELAQHPGRRA; encoded by the coding sequence ATGGTTGAAGTCGAACGGCACTCCTACGACGTGGTCGTGATCGGTGCCGGGGGCGCTGGCCTGCGCGCGGTGATCGAAGCCCGCGAGCAGGGCCTGAGCGTTGCGGTGGTGTGTAAGTCGCTGTTCGGCAAGGCGCACACCGTGATGGCCGAGGGTGGTTGCGCCGCGTCAATGGGCAACGTCAACTCCAAGGACAACTGGCAGGTGCACTTCCGCGACACCATGCGCGGCGGGAAGTTCCTCAACAACTGGCGGATGGCCGAACTGCACGCCCGCGAAGCACCCGAGCGGGTCTGGGAGTTGGAGACCTATGGCGCGCTGTTCGACCGCACCCCCGACGGAAAGATCAATCAGCGCAATTTCGGCGGCCACACCTATCCGCGGTTGGCCCATGTCGGAGACCGCACCGGCCTGGAGTTGATCCGCACCATGCAGCAGAAAGTGGTCTCGCTGCAGCAGGACGACTACGCCGAGTTCGGTGACTACGAGGCCCGGATCAAGATCTTCCACGAGTGCACCATCACCGAACTGCTCAAAGACGAAGCAACCGGCGCTATTTCGGGCGCCTTCGGCTACTGGAGGGAAAGCGGCAACTTCGTGTTGTTCGAAGCGCCGGCAGTGGTGTTGGCCACCGGCGGCATCGGCAAGTCGTTCAAGGTGACGTCGAACTCCTGGGAGTACACCGGCGACGGCCACGCCCTGGCGCTGCGAGCCGGCGCGACGCTGATCAACATGGAGTTCGTCCAGTTCCACCCGACCGGGATGGTGTGGCCTCCCAGCGTCAAGGGGATCCTGGTCACCGAGGGCGTGCGCGGCGACGGCGGAGTGCTCAAGAACTCCGACGGCACCCGGTTCATGTTCGACTACATCCCGCCGGTGTTCAAGGGTCAGTACGCCGAGACCGAGCAAGAGGCCGATCAGTGGCTCAAGGACAACGACTCGGCCCGCCGCACCCCGGACCTGCTGCCGCGTGACGAGGTGGCCCGCGCCATCAACTCCGAAGTCAAGGCCGGACGCGGTTCGCCGCACGGCGGGGTGTTCCTCGACATCGCCTCTCGGCTGACGCCGGAGGAGATCAAGCGCCGACTGCCCTCGATGTACCACCAGTTCATGCAGCTCGCCGAGGTCGACATCACCAAGGACGCAATGGAAGTCGGCCCCACCTGCCACTACGTGATGGGGGGCATCGAAGTCGACCCGGACACCGGCGCGGCGGCAGTGCCCGGCCTCTTCGCCGCCGGCGAATGCTCCGGCGGCATGCACGGTTCCAACCGGCTGGGCGGCAACTCCCTCTCGGACCTGCTGGTGTTCGGCCGGCGAGCCGGTTTGGGCGCCGCACAGTACGTGCAGGGTCTGAGCACTCGCCCGGCGGTGACACCGGCGGCCCTGGAGGCCGCAGCCGAACTGGCGCTGGCGCCGTTCGCCACTCCGGCCGGTGGCCGCACGCCGGAGAACCCCTACACGCTGCACTCCGAGCTTCAGCAGTCGATGAACGACCTAGTGGGCATCATCCGCAACGCCGGTGAGCTGGAACAGGCGCTGACCCGGCTGGAGGAGTTCAAGGACCGGTTCGCCGCCGTGGCCGTCGAGGGCGGCCGGGAGTACAACCCGGGCTGGAACCTGGCCGTCGACCTGCGCAACATGCTGCTGGTCAGTGAGTGCGTGGCCAAGGCTGCGCTGCAGCGCACCGAGAGCCGCGGCGGCCACACCCGCGACGACCATCCGGGCATGGACTCGGGCTGGCGCAAGACCCTGCTGGTCTGCCGGGTCGCCGACGACAGTGCCGTACCCGACATCACCATCACCCGCGAACCGCAGCCGGGGATGCGCGAGGACCTGCTGGAGCTGTTCGAGATCTCCGAACTGGAGAAGTACTACACCGACCAAGAGCTGGCGCAACATCCGGGACGGAGAGCGTAA
- a CDS encoding succinate dehydrogenase/fumarate reductase iron-sulfur subunit, whose product MTHNAHLRVWRGDVDGGGLQDFEVEVNEGEVVLDVIHRLQATQTPDLAVRWNCKAGKCGSCSAEINGLPRLLCMTRMSTFAPDETITVTPVRTFPVIRDLVTDVSFNYQKAREMPAFKPPADLKPGEYRMQQVDVERSQEFRKCIECFLCQNVCHVIRDHEENKPRFSGPRMFIRLAELDMHPLDAADRRDFAQDDAGLGLCNITKCCTEVCPEHITITDNAIIPMKERVVGNRYDPVVWLGRKIFRRKAD is encoded by the coding sequence ATGACACACAACGCCCACCTGCGAGTCTGGCGCGGTGACGTTGATGGCGGTGGACTTCAGGATTTCGAGGTCGAGGTCAACGAGGGCGAGGTGGTGCTCGATGTCATCCACCGCCTGCAGGCCACCCAGACCCCGGATCTGGCGGTGCGCTGGAACTGCAAGGCCGGCAAGTGCGGATCGTGTTCGGCGGAGATCAACGGACTCCCGCGACTGCTGTGCATGACGCGGATGTCGACGTTCGCCCCGGATGAGACGATCACCGTGACCCCGGTGCGGACCTTCCCAGTGATTCGCGACCTGGTCACCGATGTCTCGTTCAACTACCAAAAAGCCCGGGAAATGCCGGCTTTCAAGCCCCCGGCTGATCTCAAGCCCGGCGAGTACCGGATGCAACAGGTGGATGTGGAGCGCTCCCAGGAGTTCCGCAAGTGCATCGAGTGCTTCCTGTGCCAGAACGTCTGCCACGTCATCCGGGACCACGAGGAGAACAAGCCACGGTTCTCCGGGCCGCGGATGTTCATCCGGCTCGCAGAGTTGGACATGCACCCGCTGGACGCCGCCGACCGGCGTGACTTCGCCCAGGACGACGCCGGCCTCGGACTGTGCAACATCACCAAGTGCTGCACCGAGGTCTGCCCAGAGCACATCACGATCACCGATAACGCGATCATCCCGATGAAGGAACGGGTGGTCGGGAACCGCTATGACCCGGTGGTCTGGCTCGGCCGAAAGATCTTTCGTCGCAAGGCGGACTGA